In Calditrichota bacterium, the DNA window GTAATCGAAAGTCCGAATTCCATTGTTTTTGACGAAGCGGAAAACAGAATGCATGCGCAGAAGGCAGTACTGGTCAAATTAATGGCAGAATAGAAGATATGAAAATTCACATCGAGCCTTACGAAGAGAAATATCAGGACAATTGGGATGAATTTGTTGCGCAGGCGAATAATGGGACAATTTTCCACACGCGAAAATTTCTCAACTATCACCCCGCAGATCGATTTGAAGATCACAGTCTCATTTTCCGCAAAGAGAAACGCATGATCGCGATCTTTCCGGCGACAGTGCGCTACGAACACCATCGCCGGATTTTGACTTCGCACCGCGGTGCCTCTTACGGCGGGCTGGTTACGCGATTTAATTTGGCAATTCGAGATGC includes these proteins:
- a CDS encoding GNAT family N-acetyltransferase — encoded protein: MKIHIEPYEEKYQDNWDEFVAQANNGTIFHTRKFLNYHPADRFEDHSLIFRKEKRMIAIFPATVRYEHHRRILTSHRGASYGGLVTRFNLAIRDAFRMVEVLQEFAAENDFQGIEMTPPPLIYYLRPSNYVDFALMKNGFGYRKRE